A genomic region of Brevibacillus sp. JNUCC-41 contains the following coding sequences:
- a CDS encoding cysteine hydrolase family protein, with protein MGKKALINIDYTYDFVADGGSLTCGKPGQDIEKTLVSITKDFIKQGEYTVFAIDLHVEGDRLHPESNLFPPHNISGTMGRDLYGALKEEYETNKNQKNVHYIDKTRYSAFAGTDLDIRLRERHITDVYLVGVCTDICILHTAIDAYNLGYKIFVYENAVASFNDAGHHWALGHFKGSLGATIL; from the coding sequence ATGGGAAAAAAGGCATTGATCAATATAGATTATACGTATGACTTCGTGGCAGACGGGGGTTCATTGACCTGCGGGAAGCCAGGCCAGGATATCGAAAAGACACTTGTCAGTATAACCAAGGATTTTATCAAACAAGGTGAATACACGGTATTCGCGATTGATTTACATGTAGAAGGAGACCGCTTACATCCCGAATCGAATTTGTTTCCACCGCATAATATTAGCGGTACAATGGGTAGAGACCTCTACGGGGCGTTAAAAGAGGAATATGAAACAAATAAAAATCAAAAGAATGTTCATTATATAGATAAAACACGTTATTCGGCCTTTGCAGGAACGGACCTTGATATTCGCCTGCGGGAACGCCACATTACCGATGTATATTTGGTCGGGGTTTGTACAGATATCTGTATTTTGCATACGGCAATCGACGCTTATAATCTAGGCTATAAAATCTTTGTATATGAAAATGCTGTGGCCTCGTTCAATGATGCCGGTCACCATTGGGCGCTTGGACATTTTAAAGGATCTCTTGGAGCAACCATTCTATAA
- a CDS encoding acetyl-CoA carboxylase biotin carboxylase subunit — protein MIRKILIANRGEIASRIIRTCRKMGILTVAVHSEADADSPFVGLADEAHLLGGPRVQESYLNVNKILEIAKKTGVEAIHPGYGFLSENADFARSCEEAGLIFIGPKPEIIQQMGNKVEARKKMEQAGLPLVPGFSRPLIDSAEAAAVAEKIGYPVMLKAAAGGGGIGMQAVANEDELTKAFEGNQKRAQLFFGNGDMFIEKLIEKPRHIEIQVLADSFGNAVYLWERECSVQRRHQKVVEEAPSSFLDEETRNRMGAAAVKAVKSIGYSNAGTLEFLVDGDKKFYFLEMNTRLQVEHPVTEEITGLDLVEQQIKIASGNKLEFTQSEIKQDGHSIEVRIYAEDPKTFYPAPGRITDMELPEGEGIRHELAVHGTSVVSHFYDPMIAKLVVSGDSRDKAIKRLREALANYKIEGIKTNLPLLMEIISHEAFSQGDTTTDFIAKYIKKLTV, from the coding sequence ATGATTCGAAAAATTCTTATCGCAAACAGGGGAGAAATAGCATCACGCATTATTCGTACATGCAGGAAGATGGGAATACTTACTGTCGCCGTCCATTCGGAAGCAGATGCGGATTCGCCATTTGTGGGATTGGCGGATGAGGCACATTTATTGGGTGGCCCGAGAGTACAGGAAAGCTATTTAAACGTCAATAAGATTTTGGAAATAGCTAAGAAAACGGGAGTGGAAGCCATTCATCCTGGATACGGATTTCTTAGTGAAAATGCAGATTTCGCACGTTCATGCGAAGAAGCCGGCTTGATATTCATTGGCCCAAAACCAGAAATCATCCAGCAGATGGGCAATAAAGTCGAGGCACGGAAAAAGATGGAACAAGCGGGACTCCCATTGGTTCCTGGATTTTCACGTCCGTTAATTGATAGTGCAGAAGCGGCAGCCGTTGCCGAAAAGATTGGCTATCCAGTCATGTTAAAAGCAGCAGCAGGCGGCGGGGGAATCGGCATGCAGGCCGTTGCTAATGAAGATGAACTGACCAAGGCCTTCGAGGGGAATCAAAAACGTGCCCAATTGTTTTTTGGCAATGGAGATATGTTCATAGAAAAATTGATAGAGAAGCCTCGGCATATCGAAATTCAGGTATTGGCGGATTCCTTCGGGAATGCTGTTTACTTATGGGAAAGGGAATGCTCCGTTCAAAGGCGCCACCAGAAGGTCGTGGAAGAGGCTCCCTCTTCTTTCCTTGACGAAGAAACAAGAAACAGGATGGGAGCGGCTGCTGTGAAAGCGGTAAAATCCATCGGTTATAGCAATGCGGGCACCCTCGAATTTTTAGTTGATGGTGATAAAAAATTTTATTTCCTGGAAATGAATACACGTCTTCAGGTTGAGCATCCTGTCACCGAAGAAATTACGGGGCTGGATTTAGTCGAACAGCAAATTAAAATTGCATCGGGCAACAAATTGGAATTCACTCAAAGTGAGATTAAACAGGATGGACACTCCATTGAAGTGCGCATATACGCTGAAGACCCGAAAACGTTTTATCCAGCACCGGGGAGAATCACCGACATGGAACTTCCGGAAGGGGAAGGGATCCGTCATGAATTGGCGGTACATGGAACTTCCGTCGTATCCCATTTTTATGATCCGATGATCGCCAAATTGGTAGTGAGCGGCGATTCAAGGGATAAAGCGATCAAGAGATTAAGAGAAGCACTGGCAAACTATAAAATAGAAGGAATAAAAACAAACCTTCCTTTGCTTATGGAAATAATTTCTCATGAAGCTTTTTCCCAAGGAGATACGACCACGGATTTCATTGCGAAATATATTAAAAAATTGACTGTATAA
- a CDS encoding hydroxymethylglutaryl-CoA lyase has translation MNWPEKVTIKEVGPRDGLQNEKVMIPAQGKMDWIDQLSDTGLSYIEVTSFVHPKWIPQLSDAALVTKGIKRNPGVTYAALVPNQRGLESALEANIDEISVFMSSSETHNLKNINKSISDTFPIMKDVIGTAANSGKTVRGYISTVFGCPYEGEVSTEQVFRVCDQLFEYGIDEVSLGDTIGVASPRQVALFLEQAVKRYDISRIALHFHDTRGMALANVLESLNYGVDTFDSSLGGLGGCPYAPGASGNVATDDLIHMLHKMGIQTGINPEKLMKAAAMMQSFLEKPLPSHQMAVYNAQ, from the coding sequence ATGAATTGGCCTGAAAAAGTGACAATTAAGGAAGTGGGTCCGCGTGACGGGCTGCAAAATGAAAAGGTCATGATACCTGCACAAGGCAAAATGGATTGGATCGATCAGCTCTCTGATACGGGATTATCTTATATAGAAGTGACTTCTTTTGTCCATCCAAAGTGGATCCCCCAATTGAGTGATGCCGCCCTTGTGACTAAGGGAATAAAGCGCAATCCCGGTGTCACTTATGCGGCCCTTGTACCCAATCAAAGGGGATTGGAGTCGGCTCTTGAAGCTAATATCGATGAAATTTCCGTGTTCATGTCATCCAGTGAAACGCATAATCTTAAAAATATTAATAAATCGATCTCCGACACCTTTCCAATAATGAAGGATGTCATCGGGACAGCAGCAAACAGCGGAAAAACGGTCAGGGGCTATATTTCAACCGTTTTCGGCTGTCCTTATGAAGGGGAGGTTTCGACGGAACAGGTTTTCCGTGTTTGTGATCAACTGTTTGAGTATGGAATCGATGAGGTTTCATTGGGTGATACCATTGGGGTCGCATCTCCAAGACAAGTTGCCTTGTTCCTTGAACAGGCAGTAAAAAGATATGATATAAGCCGAATTGCCCTCCATTTTCATGATACAAGGGGGATGGCACTCGCAAATGTTCTTGAATCACTGAATTATGGTGTTGACACTTTCGACTCCTCGCTCGGAGGTTTAGGAGGTTGTCCGTATGCACCAGGTGCGAGCGGTAATGTGGCAACAGATGACCTGATCCATATGCTACATAAAATGGGGATTCAAACGGGAATCAATCCAGAAAAACTAATGAAGGCTGCGGCCATGATGCAAAGCTTTTTGGAAAAACCATTGCCTAGCCATCAGATGGCTGTTTATAACGCACAATAA
- a CDS encoding TetR/AcrR family transcriptional regulator: MKCKRIQGRCSLTELKEKIIETSLALFDQHGFHGVSVNEIVKACGTSKGGFYHHFSSKDELLFVIHDYFISYVLIKAQEAISESTHPTEKMQKIIQSFVKVFDLYKPHISVFYQESIYLKPPYVEAIKKKRQMYKEIIFSVIKEGIDKGVFRSELPVEITGMSILGMVNWSYKWYKRDGGKTIDEIGDIYVDLILNALLTEKQKDAEITQPFLLKNKVVVD, translated from the coding sequence ATGAAATGTAAGCGGATACAAGGGAGGTGCAGTCTTACGGAGTTAAAAGAAAAAATAATTGAAACATCGTTGGCGCTCTTCGATCAGCATGGTTTTCATGGTGTCTCCGTCAACGAAATCGTTAAGGCATGCGGAACTAGCAAGGGGGGATTTTATCACCATTTCTCTTCCAAAGATGAACTCCTATTTGTCATTCATGATTACTTTATTTCATATGTTTTAATAAAAGCACAGGAAGCCATTTCAGAAAGTACCCATCCAACAGAAAAAATGCAAAAGATCATTCAATCATTCGTTAAAGTTTTTGACCTCTATAAACCACACATCTCAGTTTTCTATCAAGAAAGCATTTACTTAAAACCACCTTATGTTGAAGCAATCAAAAAAAAGCGTCAAATGTATAAAGAAATCATTTTTTCCGTCATCAAAGAAGGAATTGACAAGGGAGTGTTCCGCAGCGAATTGCCAGTGGAAATTACCGGAATGTCAATTCTTGGAATGGTGAACTGGTCCTACAAATGGTACAAAAGGGACGGTGGAAAAACGATTGATGAAATCGGTGATATTTACGTAGATTTAATCCTGAATGCCCTATTGACAGAGAAACAAAAAGATGCGGAAATCACCCAGCCATTTCTACTGAAGAACAAAGTTGTTGTGGATTAA
- a CDS encoding acetyl-CoA carboxylase biotin carboxyl carrier protein subunit → MAELKASMAGSVWKIVANEGQSVTDGQDIIILESMKMEIPIAAEEAGTIKELKVNEGDFVNEGDILAVIE, encoded by the coding sequence ATGGCAGAATTAAAGGCAAGCATGGCAGGAAGCGTTTGGAAAATCGTAGCGAATGAGGGGCAAAGTGTAACAGACGGACAGGACATCATTATCTTGGAATCGATGAAAATGGAAATCCCGATTGCAGCCGAAGAAGCTGGCACCATCAAAGAACTTAAAGTGAATGAGGGGGATTTCGTAAATGAGGGCGACATTTTGGCCGTCATTGAATAA
- a CDS encoding NUDIX domain-containing protein, which translates to MVQQEKKKYITPDGYTADIAIFTITAKKTAEKAPPEMFLKLLLIKRATKDKEGSPNVEGDKWALPGGFVNAGETAYEAAKRELKEETGVAGFHVKHFGVYDQPGRDPRGWIISNAFYAIVQEEFLHQRKANDDAAEVELFTIQEALQLDLAFDHYTIINDAMNLMKKEMVQTTIAQNFLPDEFTLSELQRVLLTARDDAKISADSLFYAKAPKLPFLEKVLDEKGMQKKTKRNSYRPSQLYRFNAEVVMDSIYY; encoded by the coding sequence ATGGTTCAGCAGGAAAAAAAGAAATATATTACTCCAGATGGATACACAGCAGATATTGCGATCTTTACGATTACAGCGAAGAAAACGGCAGAGAAAGCCCCGCCTGAAATGTTTTTGAAGCTATTATTAATCAAACGTGCCACAAAAGATAAGGAAGGAAGCCCCAATGTTGAAGGAGATAAATGGGCCTTACCTGGAGGCTTTGTCAATGCTGGCGAAACTGCTTATGAAGCAGCCAAAAGAGAATTGAAAGAAGAAACGGGTGTAGCTGGATTCCATGTCAAGCATTTCGGGGTTTATGACCAGCCGGGACGCGATCCCAGGGGATGGATCATCTCCAATGCCTTTTATGCAATTGTCCAGGAAGAGTTTCTTCATCAAAGAAAAGCGAATGACGATGCAGCCGAAGTTGAATTGTTCACGATTCAGGAAGCCTTACAATTAGATCTTGCATTCGATCATTATACAATTATAAACGATGCTATGAATTTAATGAAAAAAGAAATGGTGCAAACGACGATAGCCCAAAATTTCCTGCCGGATGAATTTACGCTTTCTGAACTGCAACGGGTTTTGCTGACTGCCAGAGATGATGCGAAAATCAGCGCAGACTCACTTTTTTATGCAAAAGCGCCGAAACTCCCGTTTTTGGAGAAAGTCTTGGATGAAAAAGGAATGCAGAAGAAAACGAAACGTAATTCTTATCGGCCTTCACAGCTTTACCGATTTAATGCAGAGGTTGTCATGGACTCTATTTACTACTGA
- a CDS encoding enoyl-CoA hydratase, translating into MTSLVEISHEDKGIALVTLNRPDAANALSTELLHCLVEGLYELKRDSNLRTVILTGAGEKAFCAGADLKERAGMNDDKVRETVKLIGDTITAVENLPVPVIAAINGSAFGGGLELALACDIRIASETAKVGLTETSLGIIPGAGGTQRLPRIVGMPTAKELIYTARRLDAKTAHDLKIISHVYSPQHLLEEAKKLAGEIAVNAPLALRAAKAAINQGAETNLKTGLQIEKDCYQTTLKTRDRLEGLSAFKEKRKPVFKGQ; encoded by the coding sequence ATGACTTCATTAGTGGAGATCAGTCATGAAGATAAGGGAATTGCCCTCGTGACTTTGAACCGGCCGGATGCTGCTAATGCTCTATCCACGGAACTTCTTCATTGCTTAGTCGAAGGGCTGTATGAATTGAAAAGAGATTCAAATTTACGAACGGTCATTTTAACGGGAGCAGGTGAAAAGGCGTTTTGTGCAGGTGCGGATCTTAAGGAACGAGCAGGTATGAATGATGATAAAGTCAGGGAGACAGTCAAGTTGATTGGTGACACGATTACGGCTGTAGAAAACCTTCCAGTTCCAGTCATCGCCGCGATTAACGGTTCGGCTTTTGGCGGAGGGCTGGAGTTGGCACTCGCATGTGACATACGCATCGCATCGGAAACGGCTAAGGTTGGACTGACAGAAACATCTTTAGGCATCATCCCAGGCGCCGGTGGTACTCAGCGTCTGCCGCGGATAGTCGGGATGCCGACAGCGAAGGAACTGATTTATACGGCAAGGAGGTTGGATGCAAAAACCGCACATGACTTGAAAATCATCAGTCATGTATATTCACCCCAACATTTACTTGAGGAAGCGAAAAAATTGGCTGGGGAAATTGCGGTCAATGCCCCATTAGCACTCAGGGCTGCAAAAGCGGCGATCAATCAAGGGGCTGAGACTAATTTGAAAACAGGATTGCAAATTGAAAAAGACTGCTATCAGACAACTTTAAAAACCCGTGACCGACTGGAGGGTCTGTCAGCATTCAAGGAAAAGCGCAAACCGGTTTTTAAGGGCCAATGA
- a CDS encoding acyl-CoA dehydrogenase gives MDFSLTKEQQMIKEMVKEFAEKEIKPIAIELDAKSMFAEDVFKKMGKLGLLGIPFPEEYGGSGGDTISYAIAVEEVGKACGGTGLSYAAAVSLGASPIYYFGTEEQKQKYLVPITTGETLAAFGLTEPNAGSDAGGTRTTAVLEGDEYVINGEKTWITNASYSRTVTVTAVSGKDSKGKNIISAFIVPTDTQGLTINSNYEKMGVRASNTCEIILDNVRVPKENILGDPDKGFKQFLFTLDGGRISIAALAVGIAQAAFDKALAFSKERIQFGKSISNFQAIQFKLADMAMEIELARNMVYKAAWLKDNKKPFAKEAAYAKLFASETAFRSSNQAIQIHGGSGYMREYEVERYLRDAKLLEIGEGTSEIQRLVIARQLGC, from the coding sequence ATGGATTTTTCACTTACAAAAGAACAGCAGATGATTAAGGAAATGGTTAAGGAATTTGCCGAAAAGGAAATTAAACCCATAGCGATAGAGTTGGATGCTAAGTCCATGTTTGCGGAGGATGTTTTCAAAAAAATGGGGAAACTCGGGTTGCTTGGAATTCCATTTCCTGAAGAATATGGCGGTTCGGGCGGAGATACGATTTCATATGCCATTGCAGTTGAAGAGGTTGGCAAGGCGTGCGGGGGAACCGGCTTAAGTTATGCTGCAGCCGTTTCGCTCGGAGCAAGCCCAATTTACTATTTTGGAACCGAAGAACAGAAGCAAAAATATCTGGTTCCAATCACGACCGGTGAAACTCTGGCAGCTTTCGGGTTGACAGAACCCAATGCGGGTTCCGATGCTGGCGGTACGAGAACCACTGCCGTGTTGGAAGGTGATGAATATGTGATCAATGGTGAGAAAACCTGGATTACAAATGCCAGCTATTCAAGAACCGTAACCGTCACTGCTGTATCGGGCAAAGATTCAAAGGGCAAGAATATCATCTCGGCATTCATCGTGCCAACCGATACCCAAGGGCTTACGATCAATAGCAATTATGAAAAAATGGGAGTTAGGGCTTCCAATACTTGTGAAATCATTCTGGATAATGTCCGGGTACCAAAGGAAAATATATTGGGAGATCCAGACAAAGGGTTCAAACAATTCTTATTCACACTGGATGGAGGAAGGATTTCCATTGCAGCTTTGGCCGTCGGTATCGCTCAGGCTGCCTTCGATAAAGCTTTAGCTTTTTCAAAAGAGCGCATTCAATTCGGTAAATCGATATCAAATTTCCAGGCCATTCAATTCAAGCTGGCAGACATGGCGATGGAAATTGAATTGGCGAGGAATATGGTATATAAGGCTGCATGGTTAAAAGACAATAAAAAACCCTTTGCGAAGGAAGCGGCATACGCCAAGCTTTTTGCAAGTGAAACCGCTTTCCGGTCCAGCAATCAAGCGATTCAAATACATGGCGGATCTGGTTACATGCGCGAATATGAAGTGGAGCGCTATTTAAGAGATGCTAAGTTATTGGAGATTGGTGAAGGCACATCCGAAATTCAAAGACTTGTTATCGCCAGACAATTAGGCTGTTAA
- a CDS encoding acyl-CoA carboxylase subunit beta: MVTTDKLTETVETIKKGGLEKYHQKNAEKGKLFVRERLELLFDEGVEIEDAFFANCASDGLPADGVVTGIGKINGQRVCVMANDSTVKAGSWGARTVEKIIRIQETAEKLQLPLLYLVDSAGARITDQVEMFPGRRGAGRIFYNQVKLSGKVPQICLLFGPSAAGGAYIPAFCDIVVMVDGNASMYLGSPRMAEMVIGEKVSEEEMGGAKMHCSVSGCGDVLVKSEEESIAFARRYLSYFPGNYQERPKSVKPELPADFEKTLEELIPKNQNAPFNMYDLIDRVIDRQSFCEIKKLFAPELITGLARLNGQTIGIIANQPRVKGGVLFHDSADKAAKFINLCDAFHIPLLFLVDIPGFMIGTKVEQAGIIRHGAKMISAMSEATVPKISVIVRKAYGAGLYAMAGPAFEPDCVLALPTALIAVMGAEAAVNAVYANKINAMEPEERPAFIEQKRNEYNEDIDIYRLASEMIVDGIIQPNDLRDELSARFEAYSSKQLTFTDRKHGVYPV; this comes from the coding sequence ATGGTAACGACGGATAAACTAACCGAAACGGTTGAAACGATTAAAAAAGGCGGTTTAGAAAAATATCATCAAAAAAACGCTGAAAAAGGAAAGCTTTTCGTACGTGAACGGCTCGAGCTGCTTTTCGATGAAGGGGTTGAAATAGAGGACGCTTTCTTTGCTAATTGTGCCAGTGATGGATTGCCTGCTGATGGTGTAGTTACAGGCATCGGGAAAATCAATGGTCAAAGGGTCTGTGTCATGGCCAATGATTCGACTGTAAAAGCTGGTTCCTGGGGAGCAAGGACCGTCGAGAAAATCATTCGCATTCAGGAAACAGCTGAAAAGCTGCAGTTGCCCCTTCTTTATTTAGTCGATTCTGCCGGGGCACGAATTACGGATCAAGTTGAAATGTTTCCGGGACGCCGCGGAGCAGGACGAATCTTTTACAATCAAGTGAAGTTATCAGGAAAAGTCCCGCAAATTTGTCTATTGTTCGGTCCGTCTGCCGCAGGAGGGGCATATATCCCAGCTTTTTGTGATATTGTCGTAATGGTCGATGGCAATGCTTCCATGTATTTAGGTTCGCCGAGAATGGCAGAAATGGTCATTGGCGAAAAAGTAAGCGAAGAGGAAATGGGCGGGGCGAAAATGCATTGTTCTGTGTCAGGATGCGGGGATGTGCTTGTCAAGTCGGAGGAAGAATCCATCGCGTTTGCGCGCAGATACTTAAGCTATTTTCCAGGAAATTATCAAGAAAGACCTAAAAGCGTAAAACCTGAGCTGCCTGCGGATTTCGAAAAAACATTGGAAGAACTGATTCCCAAAAATCAGAATGCACCCTTTAATATGTATGACCTGATCGATAGGGTTATAGACAGGCAATCGTTTTGTGAAATCAAGAAACTATTTGCACCCGAATTGATTACTGGGCTTGCAAGGCTTAATGGACAAACGATAGGGATCATAGCCAATCAGCCGCGTGTCAAGGGCGGCGTCCTGTTCCATGATTCAGCTGATAAGGCAGCCAAGTTCATCAATTTATGTGATGCTTTCCATATTCCGCTGTTGTTCCTGGTGGATATTCCAGGATTCATGATTGGTACGAAGGTCGAACAGGCAGGAATTATTCGCCATGGTGCGAAAATGATTTCGGCCATGAGTGAAGCCACCGTTCCCAAGATTTCTGTCATTGTCCGTAAGGCTTATGGTGCGGGACTATACGCGATGGCTGGTCCCGCTTTTGAACCTGACTGCGTTCTTGCCTTACCGACGGCATTGATTGCTGTCATGGGGGCAGAGGCTGCGGTCAATGCAGTCTATGCCAATAAAATAAATGCGATGGAACCAGAAGAGCGCCCAGCATTCATCGAACAGAAGCGCAATGAGTATAATGAAGATATCGATATCTACCGCTTAGCCTCCGAAATGATTGTTGATGGCATCATCCAGCCAAATGACTTGCGAGATGAATTGAGTGCCAGATTTGAAGCGTATAGCAGTAAACAATTGACATTTACCGATCGTAAACATGGGGTCTATCCCGTTTAA
- a CDS encoding AMP-binding protein, which yields MLDVTIGKLLERTAEQYGDNEAVVYHELGLRHSYREFEKICRKAARGFMSLDIKKGEHIAIWASNKPEWLISQFSTAKMGGVLVTVNTNYRTSELEYLLKQSDATTIILMEQYKDHSYIDTLYEIVPELKNAEPGKLQSEKLPKLKNIIVLGEARYPGTFSWDDVISGSESISEETLDMRMEELAPDDVINMQYTSGTTGFPKGVMLTHSNLVNNGLNVAECMKLTEVDRLCIPVPFFHCFGCSLGTMASVSVGATMVPIVEFNPRVVLQTVEAEKCTGLHGVPTMFIAQLNLDDFDKYDLRSLRTGIMAGSTCPIEVMKSVVNKMGISEITITYGQTESSPGITMTRTDDPIELRVSSVGRALPKVEVKIVDPVTGEEVQRGKQGELCSRGYHVMKGYYNNPEATEQAIDQEGWLHTGDLAVMDERGYCKITGRLKDMIIRGGENIYPREIEEFLYQHPAIVDVQVLGVPDQKYGEEVAAWIILKAGETLTEKELVEYCKGKISFHKIPRYIQFTDAYPMTASGKIQKYKLRQQTLDLLSERTK from the coding sequence TTGCTAGATGTTACTATCGGGAAATTGCTTGAAAGGACAGCTGAACAATATGGTGATAATGAAGCGGTTGTGTACCATGAACTGGGCCTCCGCCATTCCTATCGCGAATTTGAAAAGATTTGCCGAAAGGCGGCCAGGGGGTTCATGTCACTCGATATAAAAAAAGGGGAACATATCGCCATTTGGGCGTCCAATAAACCGGAATGGCTGATATCCCAATTTTCCACCGCGAAAATGGGCGGGGTGCTGGTTACGGTCAACACTAATTACCGCACAAGTGAACTGGAATACTTGCTTAAGCAATCCGATGCGACGACGATCATCCTGATGGAACAATATAAGGATCATTCATATATAGATACGCTGTACGAAATCGTACCTGAATTGAAAAATGCAGAACCAGGAAAATTACAATCTGAGAAACTGCCAAAATTGAAAAATATCATCGTTTTAGGTGAAGCGCGTTATCCCGGAACGTTTTCTTGGGATGATGTCATTAGCGGAAGCGAATCCATTTCGGAAGAGACACTTGACATGAGGATGGAGGAATTGGCTCCAGATGATGTGATTAATATGCAATATACATCAGGGACGACAGGATTTCCAAAAGGAGTGATGCTGACGCATTCAAACTTGGTCAACAACGGATTGAATGTCGCGGAATGCATGAAACTTACCGAAGTTGACCGGCTTTGCATCCCAGTTCCGTTTTTTCATTGTTTCGGCTGTTCCCTTGGTACGATGGCCTCGGTTTCTGTCGGGGCAACAATGGTGCCAATCGTGGAATTTAATCCACGAGTAGTCCTTCAGACCGTTGAAGCCGAAAAATGTACGGGACTTCATGGTGTTCCGACGATGTTCATCGCTCAACTTAATCTCGATGACTTTGACAAGTATGATTTACGTTCATTGCGGACTGGAATCATGGCAGGCTCCACATGTCCGATTGAAGTCATGAAAAGCGTGGTGAATAAGATGGGAATTTCGGAAATCACGATTACTTATGGTCAAACGGAATCGTCTCCAGGAATTACGATGACAAGAACGGACGATCCGATCGAACTTCGTGTTTCCTCAGTGGGAAGAGCTTTGCCGAAAGTAGAAGTGAAAATTGTCGATCCAGTTACCGGGGAAGAAGTCCAGCGGGGCAAACAAGGGGAACTCTGTTCGAGGGGATACCATGTAATGAAGGGATATTATAATAACCCGGAGGCCACTGAGCAGGCGATTGACCAGGAAGGCTGGCTTCATACGGGAGATTTGGCAGTGATGGATGAAAGGGGTTATTGCAAGATTACCGGCCGGCTGAAAGATATGATCATTCGCGGAGGGGAAAATATTTATCCCCGGGAGATCGAAGAATTCCTCTATCAACATCCTGCAATTGTCGATGTCCAGGTACTCGGCGTTCCAGACCAGAAGTATGGGGAAGAGGTAGCGGCATGGATCATTCTGAAAGCAGGAGAAACCCTTACGGAGAAAGAATTGGTAGAGTATTGCAAAGGGAAAATATCTTTTCATAAAATTCCCCGTTACATTCAATTTACCGATGCTTATCCCATGACTGCATCCGGGAAAATCCAAAAGTATAAGCTTCGGCAACAAACTCTTGATCTACTATCGGAACGCACTAAATAA